In Candidatus Deferrimicrobiaceae bacterium, the genomic window GGCGAAGCTCGAGGAGGCCTTTTCCCGGCGGCTCGAGGAGATCCGCGAGAAGGAGAGAAGGGCGCGCGAGGGGTTCGAGCGGGTGGACGTGACCCTTCCCGGTCGCGCTCCCGCCGTCGGGCACCGCCACCCCGTCTCCCGAACTATGGCGGAGATCATCTCCATCTTCCAGCGCCTCGGGTTCTCCGTCCACGGAGGTCCCGAGATCGAGAAGGACTACTACAACTTCGAGGCGCTCAACATCCCGAAGGATCACCCGGCGAGGGACATGCAGGACACTTTCTACATCGACTGGCCGGGCGGCGATCTCGTGCTGCGGACGCACACGTCCCCGATCCAGGTACGGACGATGGAGTCGATGCGCCCGCCCGTGCGCGTGATCGCCCCGGGAGCGGTGTACCGCTGCGATTCCGACGTGACCCACAGCCCGATGTTCCACCAGGTCGAGGGGTTCTCGGTCGACCGGGGCATCACGATGGCGGATCTCAAGGGGCTGCTGACCGAGTTCTGCCGGATGATGTTCGGCGAGAACAAGCCGCTTCGCTTCCGCCCGAGCTTCTTCCCGTTCACCGAGCCGTCGGCGGAAGTCGACATCCGCTGCGTCATCTGCGGCGGCTCCGGTTGCCGGGTATGCAAGGACTCCGGATGGCTCGAAATCCTCGGCTGCGGAATGATCGACCCGGCCGTTTACGAATTCGTCGGATACGATCCGGAGGAATACCCGGGATTCGCCTTCGGGATGGGCGTGGAGCGCATCGCCATGCTGCGGCACGGGATCAGCGACATCCGCCTCTTTTTCGAGAACGACCTCCGATTTCTTTCGCAGTTCTAGCGCCGGCCGGTTGCGAGGACCATCGTGAAAGTACTCCATTCCTGGGTCCAAGAGTTCGTGAGAACGCGCCTCTCCCCCCGGGAGATCCAGGACGCCCTCACGATGGCCGGCGTGGAGGTTTCCGCCTGCCAATACCTCGGGGAGGGGATGGAGGACGTGGTGACGGGGAAGATCCTCGACCTGGGTCCCCACCCGAACGCGGACAAGCTTTCCCTCTGCCGCGTCACCGATGGCACGGCGGAATACCCCATCGTCTGCGGCGCGAGGAACATGAAAGCGGGGGACGTGGTGGCCCTGGCGCGGGTCGGCGCGAAGCTTCCCAACGGCGTGCAGATCGGGAAGGCGAAGATCCGCGGGCAGGTCTCGGAAGGGATGCTCTGCTCGGAGCAGGAACTGGGGATGGCGGAAGAATCCCCCGGGATCATGATCCTTCCCCCCGAAACGCAGGTGGGCGCTCCGCTCGCGCCCGCGATCGGGATGGACGACTGGCTCCTCACCGTCGAGATCACCCCCAACCGGGGGGATTGCCTGAGCGTGCAAGGTGTCGCCCGGGAGATCGCCGCGATCACCGGGGAGAAGGTCTTCCTCCCCGAGACGATATTCGCGCAGACCGGACCGCCCATCGGCGAGATCTCCTCCGTGACGGTGACGGACACGGACCTGTGCCCGCGCTATTCCGCCCGCGTCATCACGGACGTCGCGATCGCCCCCTCGCCTCCCCTCATCCAGCGCCGCCTTGCCCTGTGCGGCATCCGCCCGATCAACAACATCGTGGACATCACCAACTATCTCCTCCTCGAACTTGGCCAGCCGATGCACGCGTT contains:
- the pheS gene encoding phenylalanine--tRNA ligase subunit alpha — encoded protein: MPDTIERIALLVEEGLRAISSAKTESDLLDAKGRSFGKKGAISEFLKGVASLPMEERRKVGASANEARAKLEEAFSRRLEEIREKERRAREGFERVDVTLPGRAPAVGHRHPVSRTMAEIISIFQRLGFSVHGGPEIEKDYYNFEALNIPKDHPARDMQDTFYIDWPGGDLVLRTHTSPIQVRTMESMRPPVRVIAPGAVYRCDSDVTHSPMFHQVEGFSVDRGITMADLKGLLTEFCRMMFGENKPLRFRPSFFPFTEPSAEVDIRCVICGGSGCRVCKDSGWLEILGCGMIDPAVYEFVGYDPEEYPGFAFGMGVERIAMLRHGISDIRLFFENDLRFLSQF